The Candidatus Poribacteria bacterium genome segment GAGATCGTTGACCCCCGATCCTTCAAGCTCCCTTGCAATTCCTAAGAATTTTTCGTAATTTGCCCACCGCTGCTCCCCGCTCTGCCCAACAGAAAGTACTCCTACCATCCCAGTATCATTGACGATTTTTCGGATAAGTTCGCTCGGTGGGATACGGTGACAGATTTCAAGATGACTTCGTAGCATCTCGACTGCGTCACTTATTGGAAAGGTTGAAGATCGATCTGTTTGGGCGACGTAATCTTGGACTTTCTCCCAGAATGACCTTTCGGAAGATTGCTGGGCTATCTCATACAATTCTACATCTGACACACCAAAGAAAGGTGCACGGAGGATTCCTGCGAGCGCCACATCGTTTTTGGAATCGTTAAGGAATTGTAGATAGTTACCGATGTCGTAAATTTCTTGACGCTGATAAAAGCCAATACCTCCTGTGATTTTGTACGGAATTTCCGCTTCAAGCAAAGCAGATTCAATCTCCGGCAGACGCGTCCGGCTGCGAATGAGGATGGCAATGTCACTGTATCGGATTGGCCTGGGTTTTTCACCGTCACCTTCGTCCGTCCAGACCGTTTCGGCTGTCCCAATCAAGCGACGGATGCGTGCCACAATCAGTTCGTTTTCATTAGTGGGAGCGTCTGATTCACCCTCAGCCTCTTCCCTTGAACCGATAAGCAGCTCTACATCACCGAGCGAGTTGGTGGTTCTGCCTTGGACCAGCGGCTCATACTTGACTTCAAACTCATTCCGTCCTCCCATGATCTCCTCAAAGGTCAGATTGACAAAGCCCACCAAGTTTCGTAACAGTCGGAAATTTTCGGGAAGACGGAGGTCACCGCGCTTCTCTAAGTCGCCTGCCTCAAGTATCTCTCCTTCCCAAGTAAAGTCTTCGGTCAATGCGGACTGATGTTCGATTAGGTCCTGTTGTGTTTTATCATATACCCGCACGTCTGCCCCACGAAACCTATAGATGCTCTGATTCTGATCGCCAACGATGAACAGATTGCCTGATTTGAAATTTGAGATCAGCGGTTTAAGAATCTCGTATTGTAGCTGGTCCGTATCTTGGTACTCATCAACCATGATATAGGGGTATCTTTTGGCGAGTTGTTCACGGATTGTCTCCTCCCGTTGTAATAGGTCCCTGACCTTGATTTGAAGATCATCGAAATCGAGTTGTCCCGCTTGGCGTTTGCGTTCTGCGTAGGCGTGTTGGACTTCGTCATAGACATCTAGCAGCAGGCGAGTTACGCTAATGAGTAATTTATCGTCAAGTAGTTCGTCGTCATTGGTAAAAGCCGGGAAAGATCGGAAATGTTTTGCCGCGGGGACAAGAAAATCAATCTCTGCTTCGATTGTATCTGTCTCGACACCGGAGCCAAGAAAGTATCGTATGCTAATTGTTCCGCTTTGGGTTATGATGAAGGGGGCTATTTTTCTCAGACGTGAAACTGCCTCTTGTGGTTCCATATTCGGCTGAATGTCCGCTACTAATTCTCGAACTGTCGCAGCAGCCCGTCCTCTAGCAATCTCTAAGACTCTGTTCAGACAACGTAACCAATCTCCAAGAGGGAACAGATCTGTTAAACTCTCCACCAGTTGTGATTGTACGAAGTTATGCCAAGCTGCCAACACCTCTGAATCCGTGAAGCAATATAAGTCACACTTCAGCCGCTCCACCACCTCGCGCTGATTAACTAGTTCAATTAAGTATCGCTCAAGCCGGGTTTTACCAAAGATTCGCAGCAATTCTACCAATTTCTTTCGGGTTTCGTCCTCAT includes the following:
- a CDS encoding UvrD-helicase domain-containing protein — protein: MDFTRNQRKAHDLNRHISVTAGAGSGKTAVLVHRYLKILLEKDLPPNQVVAITFTEKAAAELKQRVVNEVNARLQAEPHNTRLEEIKTGMLSAQISTIHAFCSRILREYPVEAGVDAGFRVLQGIQQRLILRETIDSTVREIANRPDEDETRKKLVELLRIFGKTRLERYLIELVNQREVVERLKCDLYCFTDSEVLAAWHNFVQSQLVESLTDLFPLGDWLRCLNRVLEIARGRAAATVRELVADIQPNMEPQEAVSRLRKIAPFIITQSGTISIRYFLGSGVETDTIEAEIDFLVPAAKHFRSFPAFTNDDELLDDKLLISVTRLLLDVYDEVQHAYAERKRQAGQLDFDDLQIKVRDLLQREETIREQLAKRYPYIMVDEYQDTDQLQYEILKPLISNFKSGNLFIVGDQNQSIYRFRGADVRVYDKTQQDLIEHQSALTEDFTWEGEILEAGDLEKRGDLRLPENFRLLRNLVGFVNLTFEEIMGGRNEFEVKYEPLVQGRTTNSLGDVELLIGSREEAEGESDAPTNENELIVARIRRLIGTAETVWTDEGDGEKPRPIRYSDIAILIRSRTRLPEIESALLEAEIPYKITGGIGFYQRQEIYDIGNYLQFLNDSKNDVALAGILRAPFFGVSDVELYEIAQQSSERSFWEKVQDYVAQTDRSSTFPISDAVEMLRSHLEICHRIPPSELIRKIVNDTGMVGVLSVGQSGEQRWANYEKFLGIARELEGSGVNDLHDFLERLNLLIEEEEREGQATTQLTADAVEIMTIHAAKGLEFPVVILPNLDRRVTRYDQEPFIDDRLGIGLSPANPDNNYTESDPGATRLMRERVTNKRVAEEQRLFYVATTRARDRLILSGTLTEKKEAREWLGWLFDALEISGLPSEEELLYPTTISVLSGEEETTIPFDLPIRIIKSPNELDFAEGKTATPPPLAEFPTYHIKPLTPSSASKIVSVAELTTYTHCPTRFYLQHRIQVPPSELQSEETAETIREASNRFLDSRVREIALNAGEVYRERHIHAEIGSHIVEGIADRFFKDSRGLWQVINYERDSINWEAIGTPADYYRSQIELYALLVHRLYPEQQVIPVTVYVTDLATTYSVEMMREELMDIESTWLERIEAIQEAVNADAIGVGRFEKHRDHCPSCPYFVDGECMVAD